A region from the Benincasa hispida cultivar B227 chromosome 8, ASM972705v1, whole genome shotgun sequence genome encodes:
- the LOC120082792 gene encoding protein SCAR1 isoform X1 — protein sequence MPLVRVQVKNEFGLGKPDLYVDSNNEDPKPVLDGVAVAGLVGILRQLGDLAEFAGEVFHGLQEQVMTTASRSHKVMVRVKQIEAALPSLEKTMLAQTSHIHFAYTAGSEWHPRIRTEQNHFIYHDLPRFIMDAYEECRDPPQLHLLDKFDTGGPGSCLKRYSDPTFFKRTSTFGKISLEKVQSDKKAHKIKRKRSLVRDGEMIRGASVSNINNSLQFTSFSNEGASLSQTATTDRIMKSDAGDSSNSFDSGTGSGYAGSLLKLGSSLQTKEQEFRESSSSSLMQFSDAIDSVLPDEQSRIVDDKYQYALEDQIDSSFSPHVTWDEKAEILKPNNQQDVREKTERVQSRGQEDVREMAETMPLRTPLDVREMAVFVHPRSQHDVREMEEIVQPRTKQNVREMAEIVKLRTQQDVRGMAEIVQPRTQKDVQKMEEIEQPWTERDVGEVAEIVQQRTQQDVGETAEIVQLREVEEIEQPRPQQCVRKTTEIVQPRTQKDVGERAEIVQPKDEQVVREMAEILLPRTQRDVRNMAEIVQPRTQQGGLEKVEMVEQGSQQDGREKAEMVEPRNQQHDKVKDQEHKVPIPKSTLDPHETEGFYLINDEQMSMLGNNGHPLESIYDGNVFDEIESETDNYMDALNTIESESETDLDCQTKREVEPCSSDIKCEVVDPMQDLLESSLGPDIPILNPSNESQKSLDKGIVSGLPNLVSSDNFYHDQRLENTMKVSSPDCPLITDLHGKESSTLESNTTDSFPPDSNSSLEDQSGVKLLNRVHESEKASFSSNLSDKFWTNGGLLGLQPSKPPSWAVPNAACEDSSKGEKRGPSDQAYVINGNAQEMKLNNLPKDFISNAKDSTSNMSSLHHDDQKYDTLSRISNCTPSQELSRGSLNVKNESFSVDRSSDGSSYAHMNDVVKRNVIAAGIASPAVPNANGMRTQTNLEKDENSNKNSGPTHQLLVNGFHRKLTLIHDERFETTSMDTDGPGKRNAYQDTVLQTMYERTSKEHLGCDSSIDSCPPSPPLDHMKISFHPVCGFEVSKLKLRFPDGSEGRGNMKDIFPSFQLAPEESISVHEIGSESDDDTFCRSSPCMSDDCLSDHSKSNSDLWESDDTPETTGKNSYDLCHMSQMDSLPTSFGLEGITKSGITMDDESGNLNVRKGMDESLSGPLLDLPCFDIVNPVISGRVDSFAQELDSSDRAYQTRHNDIDAANLLKSQCLDSPTPTPPPLPPAQWCISKTSLDVSDDLKDLSVHPKQVEPIVSQQITHAPNATKPNGKEPEQVVADGQKQLNHIRNGKVTDAREDFLQQIRAKSFNLRRTVTEKPSTPAGPAAHVKVTAILEKANAIRQAVGSDNGEDDDSWSDA from the exons ATGCCGCTGGTCAGAGTCCAGGTGAAGAACGAGTTCGGGCTTGGGAAGCCCGACCTCTACGTGGACTCCAACAATGAAGATCCGAAACCCGTCCTTGACGGTGTCGCCGTTGCTGGCCTCGTCGGGATCTTGAGGCAGTTGGGTGATCTTGCTGA ATTTGCGGGGGAGGTTTTTCATGGGTTGCAGGAACAGGTTATGACAACAGCTTCTAGAAGTCACAAAGTGATGGTTCGTGTCAAACAGATTGAAGCTGCTCTTCCTTCCCTTGAAAAGACAATGCTAGCTCAAACAAGTCACATTCATTTTGCTTACACAGCTG GTTCTGAGTGGCATCCTCGAATTCGAACTGAACAAAATCACTTCATCTATCATGATTTGCCACGATTTATTATGGACGCCTATGAAGAATGTCGTGATCCACCACAACTTCATTTGCTTGATAA ATTTGATACGGGAGGTCCTGGATCTTGTTTAAAGCGTTATTCAGATCcaacatttttcaaaagaacGTCAACCTTTGGAAAAATAAGCTTGGAGAAGGTTCAGAGTGACAAGAAGGCTCACAAGATTAAG AGAAAAAGATCATTGGTGCGCGATGGAGAAATGATACGTGGTGCATCAGTTTCCAATATTAATAACAG TTTGCAGTTTACCTCCTTTTCCAATGAAGGAGCATCCCTTTCTCAGACTGCTACAACTGATCGGATAATGAAATCAGATGCTGGGGACTCTTCAAATTCTTTTGATTCTGGAACAGGGTCAGGATATGCTGGAAGTCTTTTGAAATTAGGTTCTTCCTTGCAAACTAAAGAACAGGAATTTAGGgaatcttcaagttcaagtttGATGCAGTTTAGTGATGCTATTGATTCAGTTCTCCCAGATGAACAAAGTAGGATTGTAGATGATAAATATCAGTATGCACTAGAAGATCAAATAGATTCGAGTTTCTCCCCTCATGTCACATGGGACGAAAAGGCAGAAATATTGAAGCCCAATAATCAGCAGGATGTTAGAGAAAAGACAGAAAGAGTGCAGTCTAGAGGTCAAGAGGATGTTAGAGAAATGGCAGAAACAATGCCGCTAAGAACTCCACTGGATGTTAGAGAAATGGCAGTATTTGTCCACCCAAGGTCCCAACATGATGTTagagaaatggaagaaataGTGCAGCCAAGGACAAAACAGAATGTTAGAGAAATGGCAGAAATAGTGAAACTAAGGACTCAACAGGATGTTAGAGGAATGGCTGAAATTGTGCAGCCAAGGACTCAAAAGGATGttcaaaaaatggaagaaatagAGCAGCCATGGACTGAACGGGATGTTGGAGAAGTGGCAGAAATAGTGCAGCAAAGGACTCAGCAGGATGTTGGAGAAACAGCTGAAATTGTGCAGCTAAGAGAAGTGGAAGAAATTGAGCAGCCAAGGCCCCAACAGTGTGTTAGAAAAACTACAGAAATTGTGCAGCCAAGGACTCAAAAGGATGTTGGAGAAAGGGCAGAAATAGTGCAGCCAAAGGATGAACAGGTTGTTAGAGAGATGGCAGAAATTTTGCTGCCTAGGACTCAACGTGATGTTAGAAACATGGCAGAAATCGTGCAGCCAAGGACTCAGCAGGGTGGTTTAGAAAAGGTGGAAATGGTGGAGCAGGGAAGTCAACAGGATGGTAGAGAAAAAGCGGAGATGGTGGAGCCGAGGAATCAACAGCATGATAAAGTTAAAGATCAAGAACATAAAGTTCCTATACCTAAATCTACTCTGGATCCACATGAAACGGAAGGCTTTTACCTTATAAATGATGAACAAATGAGCATGCTAGGTAATAATGGCCACCCATTAGAATCAATTTATGACGGGAATGTGTTTGATGAAATCGAAAGTGAAACAGACAATTATATGGATGCACTCAACACAATTGAGTCAGAATCTGAAACTGACCTTGATTGCCAGACAAAACGAGAAGTAGAGCCATGCTCGTCCGATATAAAGTGTGAAGTAGTAGATCCAATGCAGGACCTCCTTGAATCTAGTTTAGGTCCTGATATTCCAATTCTTAACCCGAGTAATGAGTCTCAAAAGTCCTTGGACAAAGGTATTGTTTCCGGTCTACCAAATTTAGTTTCGTCAGATAATTTTTATCATGATCAAAGGCTTGAAAACACCATGAAGGTTTCTAGTCCTGACTGTCCCCTAATAACTGATTTGCATGGCAAGGAAAGTTCCACATTGGAATctaataccactgattccttccCTCCAGACTCCAATTCTAGTTTAGAGGATCAGTCGGGAGTTAAATTGTTGAACAGGGTGCATGAATCTGAAAAAGCTTCTTTCTCCAGCAATCTTTCAGATAAGTTCTGGACTAATGGTGGCTTGCTAGGACTTCAGCCATCAAAACCTCCTTCTTGGGCTGTACCAAATGCTGCTTGTGAGGACTCAAGTAAAGGTGAGAAACGTGGCCCTTCTGATCAGGCATATGTGATTAATGGTAATGCACAGGAAATGAAATTGAATAATTTGCCCAAGGATTTTATTAGTAATGCAAAAGATTCAACTTCTAATATGTCGTCATTGCACCATGATGATCAGAAATATGATACATTGAGTAGAATATCGAATTGTACTCCATCTCAGGAATTGTCAAGAGGTAGTCTAAATGTCAAGAATGAAAGTTTTAGTGTTGATCGTTCAAGTGATGGATCTAGTTATGCTCATATGAATGATGTGGTAAAAAGAAATGTGATAGCAGCTGGAATTGCATCTCCAGCTGTACCTAATGCCAATGGAATGCGTACTCAAACCAATTTGGAGAAAGATGAAAACTCTAATAAAAATTCTGGACCGACCCATCAATTGCTTGTAAATGGCTTTCATAGAAAACTGACGCTAATACACGACGAAAGGTTTGAGACTACATCTATGGATACAGATGGTCCAGGGAAGAGAAATGCCTACCAAGATACTGTTTTACAAACAATGTATGAAAGGACTTCCAAAGAGCACTTAGGTTGTGATTCTTCCATAGATTCATGTCCTCCTTCACCCCCACTTGATCACATGAAAATCTCTTTTCATCCTGTTTGTGGTTTTgaagtttcaaaattgaaactgaGATTTCCTGATGGCAGTGAAGGCCGTGGAAACATGAAGGACATATTTCCATCATTTCAGTTGGCCCCGGAGGAGTCTATTTCTGTGCATGAAATTGGCTCTGAGTCTGATGATGACACATTCTGTAGATCATCTCCATGTATGTCAGATGATTGTCTTAGTGATCACTCTAAGTCAAATTCTGACCTGTGGGAGTCAGATGACACTCCAGAAACCACAGGCAAGAACTCGTATGATTTGTGCCACATGTCACAGATGGATTCTTTACCTACATCATTTGGGCTCGAGGGAATAACAAAAAGTGGCATAACTATGGACGATGAAAGTGGAAATTTGAACGTTAGGAAGGGAATGGATGAATCTCTTTCTGGTCCATTACTTGATCTTCCATGTTTTGACATTGTGAACCCTGTAATAAGTGGAAGAGTCGATTCTTTTGCTCAAGAACTAGACTCAAGCGATCGTGCCTATCAAACAAGGCATAATGATATTGATGCGGCAAATCTTCTTAAGTCGCAATGTTTAGATAGTCCAACTCCAACTCCGCCACCTCTTCCTCCTGCACAATGGTGCATTTCAAAAACATCCTTAGACGTGTCTGATGACCTGAAGGATTTATCAGTTCATCCAAAACAAGTGGAACCAATTGTCTCGCAGCAAATAACACATGCACCCAATGCAACCAAGCCAAATGGCAAG GAGCCGGAACAAGTGGTAGCGGATGGCCAGAAACAATTGAACCACATAAGAAATGGCAAAGTGACGGATGCTAGGGAAGATTTCCTGCAACAAATTAGAGCAAAA TCCTTCAACCTACGACGCACAGTGACTGAGAAGCCCAGTACTCCAGCAGGACCTGCTGCCCACGTCAAAGTCACAGCAATTTTGGAGAAGGCCAATGCAATTCGCCAG GCTGTTGGTAGTGACAATGGCGAAGACGACGATTCATGGAGCGATGCCTGA
- the LOC120082792 gene encoding protein SCAR3 isoform X2 — MDAYEECRDPPQLHLLDKFDTGGPGSCLKRYSDPTFFKRTSTFGKISLEKVQSDKKAHKIKRKRSLVRDGEMIRGASVSNINNSLQFTSFSNEGASLSQTATTDRIMKSDAGDSSNSFDSGTGSGYAGSLLKLGSSLQTKEQEFRESSSSSLMQFSDAIDSVLPDEQSRIVDDKYQYALEDQIDSSFSPHVTWDEKAEILKPNNQQDVREKTERVQSRGQEDVREMAETMPLRTPLDVREMAVFVHPRSQHDVREMEEIVQPRTKQNVREMAEIVKLRTQQDVRGMAEIVQPRTQKDVQKMEEIEQPWTERDVGEVAEIVQQRTQQDVGETAEIVQLREVEEIEQPRPQQCVRKTTEIVQPRTQKDVGERAEIVQPKDEQVVREMAEILLPRTQRDVRNMAEIVQPRTQQGGLEKVEMVEQGSQQDGREKAEMVEPRNQQHDKVKDQEHKVPIPKSTLDPHETEGFYLINDEQMSMLGNNGHPLESIYDGNVFDEIESETDNYMDALNTIESESETDLDCQTKREVEPCSSDIKCEVVDPMQDLLESSLGPDIPILNPSNESQKSLDKGIVSGLPNLVSSDNFYHDQRLENTMKVSSPDCPLITDLHGKESSTLESNTTDSFPPDSNSSLEDQSGVKLLNRVHESEKASFSSNLSDKFWTNGGLLGLQPSKPPSWAVPNAACEDSSKGEKRGPSDQAYVINGNAQEMKLNNLPKDFISNAKDSTSNMSSLHHDDQKYDTLSRISNCTPSQELSRGSLNVKNESFSVDRSSDGSSYAHMNDVVKRNVIAAGIASPAVPNANGMRTQTNLEKDENSNKNSGPTHQLLVNGFHRKLTLIHDERFETTSMDTDGPGKRNAYQDTVLQTMYERTSKEHLGCDSSIDSCPPSPPLDHMKISFHPVCGFEVSKLKLRFPDGSEGRGNMKDIFPSFQLAPEESISVHEIGSESDDDTFCRSSPCMSDDCLSDHSKSNSDLWESDDTPETTGKNSYDLCHMSQMDSLPTSFGLEGITKSGITMDDESGNLNVRKGMDESLSGPLLDLPCFDIVNPVISGRVDSFAQELDSSDRAYQTRHNDIDAANLLKSQCLDSPTPTPPPLPPAQWCISKTSLDVSDDLKDLSVHPKQVEPIVSQQITHAPNATKPNGKEPEQVVADGQKQLNHIRNGKVTDAREDFLQQIRAKSFNLRRTVTEKPSTPAGPAAHVKVTAILEKANAIRQAVGSDNGEDDDSWSDA; from the exons ATGGACGCCTATGAAGAATGTCGTGATCCACCACAACTTCATTTGCTTGATAA ATTTGATACGGGAGGTCCTGGATCTTGTTTAAAGCGTTATTCAGATCcaacatttttcaaaagaacGTCAACCTTTGGAAAAATAAGCTTGGAGAAGGTTCAGAGTGACAAGAAGGCTCACAAGATTAAG AGAAAAAGATCATTGGTGCGCGATGGAGAAATGATACGTGGTGCATCAGTTTCCAATATTAATAACAG TTTGCAGTTTACCTCCTTTTCCAATGAAGGAGCATCCCTTTCTCAGACTGCTACAACTGATCGGATAATGAAATCAGATGCTGGGGACTCTTCAAATTCTTTTGATTCTGGAACAGGGTCAGGATATGCTGGAAGTCTTTTGAAATTAGGTTCTTCCTTGCAAACTAAAGAACAGGAATTTAGGgaatcttcaagttcaagtttGATGCAGTTTAGTGATGCTATTGATTCAGTTCTCCCAGATGAACAAAGTAGGATTGTAGATGATAAATATCAGTATGCACTAGAAGATCAAATAGATTCGAGTTTCTCCCCTCATGTCACATGGGACGAAAAGGCAGAAATATTGAAGCCCAATAATCAGCAGGATGTTAGAGAAAAGACAGAAAGAGTGCAGTCTAGAGGTCAAGAGGATGTTAGAGAAATGGCAGAAACAATGCCGCTAAGAACTCCACTGGATGTTAGAGAAATGGCAGTATTTGTCCACCCAAGGTCCCAACATGATGTTagagaaatggaagaaataGTGCAGCCAAGGACAAAACAGAATGTTAGAGAAATGGCAGAAATAGTGAAACTAAGGACTCAACAGGATGTTAGAGGAATGGCTGAAATTGTGCAGCCAAGGACTCAAAAGGATGttcaaaaaatggaagaaatagAGCAGCCATGGACTGAACGGGATGTTGGAGAAGTGGCAGAAATAGTGCAGCAAAGGACTCAGCAGGATGTTGGAGAAACAGCTGAAATTGTGCAGCTAAGAGAAGTGGAAGAAATTGAGCAGCCAAGGCCCCAACAGTGTGTTAGAAAAACTACAGAAATTGTGCAGCCAAGGACTCAAAAGGATGTTGGAGAAAGGGCAGAAATAGTGCAGCCAAAGGATGAACAGGTTGTTAGAGAGATGGCAGAAATTTTGCTGCCTAGGACTCAACGTGATGTTAGAAACATGGCAGAAATCGTGCAGCCAAGGACTCAGCAGGGTGGTTTAGAAAAGGTGGAAATGGTGGAGCAGGGAAGTCAACAGGATGGTAGAGAAAAAGCGGAGATGGTGGAGCCGAGGAATCAACAGCATGATAAAGTTAAAGATCAAGAACATAAAGTTCCTATACCTAAATCTACTCTGGATCCACATGAAACGGAAGGCTTTTACCTTATAAATGATGAACAAATGAGCATGCTAGGTAATAATGGCCACCCATTAGAATCAATTTATGACGGGAATGTGTTTGATGAAATCGAAAGTGAAACAGACAATTATATGGATGCACTCAACACAATTGAGTCAGAATCTGAAACTGACCTTGATTGCCAGACAAAACGAGAAGTAGAGCCATGCTCGTCCGATATAAAGTGTGAAGTAGTAGATCCAATGCAGGACCTCCTTGAATCTAGTTTAGGTCCTGATATTCCAATTCTTAACCCGAGTAATGAGTCTCAAAAGTCCTTGGACAAAGGTATTGTTTCCGGTCTACCAAATTTAGTTTCGTCAGATAATTTTTATCATGATCAAAGGCTTGAAAACACCATGAAGGTTTCTAGTCCTGACTGTCCCCTAATAACTGATTTGCATGGCAAGGAAAGTTCCACATTGGAATctaataccactgattccttccCTCCAGACTCCAATTCTAGTTTAGAGGATCAGTCGGGAGTTAAATTGTTGAACAGGGTGCATGAATCTGAAAAAGCTTCTTTCTCCAGCAATCTTTCAGATAAGTTCTGGACTAATGGTGGCTTGCTAGGACTTCAGCCATCAAAACCTCCTTCTTGGGCTGTACCAAATGCTGCTTGTGAGGACTCAAGTAAAGGTGAGAAACGTGGCCCTTCTGATCAGGCATATGTGATTAATGGTAATGCACAGGAAATGAAATTGAATAATTTGCCCAAGGATTTTATTAGTAATGCAAAAGATTCAACTTCTAATATGTCGTCATTGCACCATGATGATCAGAAATATGATACATTGAGTAGAATATCGAATTGTACTCCATCTCAGGAATTGTCAAGAGGTAGTCTAAATGTCAAGAATGAAAGTTTTAGTGTTGATCGTTCAAGTGATGGATCTAGTTATGCTCATATGAATGATGTGGTAAAAAGAAATGTGATAGCAGCTGGAATTGCATCTCCAGCTGTACCTAATGCCAATGGAATGCGTACTCAAACCAATTTGGAGAAAGATGAAAACTCTAATAAAAATTCTGGACCGACCCATCAATTGCTTGTAAATGGCTTTCATAGAAAACTGACGCTAATACACGACGAAAGGTTTGAGACTACATCTATGGATACAGATGGTCCAGGGAAGAGAAATGCCTACCAAGATACTGTTTTACAAACAATGTATGAAAGGACTTCCAAAGAGCACTTAGGTTGTGATTCTTCCATAGATTCATGTCCTCCTTCACCCCCACTTGATCACATGAAAATCTCTTTTCATCCTGTTTGTGGTTTTgaagtttcaaaattgaaactgaGATTTCCTGATGGCAGTGAAGGCCGTGGAAACATGAAGGACATATTTCCATCATTTCAGTTGGCCCCGGAGGAGTCTATTTCTGTGCATGAAATTGGCTCTGAGTCTGATGATGACACATTCTGTAGATCATCTCCATGTATGTCAGATGATTGTCTTAGTGATCACTCTAAGTCAAATTCTGACCTGTGGGAGTCAGATGACACTCCAGAAACCACAGGCAAGAACTCGTATGATTTGTGCCACATGTCACAGATGGATTCTTTACCTACATCATTTGGGCTCGAGGGAATAACAAAAAGTGGCATAACTATGGACGATGAAAGTGGAAATTTGAACGTTAGGAAGGGAATGGATGAATCTCTTTCTGGTCCATTACTTGATCTTCCATGTTTTGACATTGTGAACCCTGTAATAAGTGGAAGAGTCGATTCTTTTGCTCAAGAACTAGACTCAAGCGATCGTGCCTATCAAACAAGGCATAATGATATTGATGCGGCAAATCTTCTTAAGTCGCAATGTTTAGATAGTCCAACTCCAACTCCGCCACCTCTTCCTCCTGCACAATGGTGCATTTCAAAAACATCCTTAGACGTGTCTGATGACCTGAAGGATTTATCAGTTCATCCAAAACAAGTGGAACCAATTGTCTCGCAGCAAATAACACATGCACCCAATGCAACCAAGCCAAATGGCAAG GAGCCGGAACAAGTGGTAGCGGATGGCCAGAAACAATTGAACCACATAAGAAATGGCAAAGTGACGGATGCTAGGGAAGATTTCCTGCAACAAATTAGAGCAAAA TCCTTCAACCTACGACGCACAGTGACTGAGAAGCCCAGTACTCCAGCAGGACCTGCTGCCCACGTCAAAGTCACAGCAATTTTGGAGAAGGCCAATGCAATTCGCCAG GCTGTTGGTAGTGACAATGGCGAAGACGACGATTCATGGAGCGATGCCTGA